In one window of Nitrospirota bacterium DNA:
- a CDS encoding pseudouridine synthase: protein MRINKFFTEQGLCSRREADRLIEGGHITINGRLAVLGDQVRPGDVIARDGLVVPWGNRPVYIKFHKPVGVTTTSEPDVPDNIIAYIGHPARIFPIGRLDKDSSGLILLTNDGDIVNRILRAEHGHEKEYLVLVDRPFDQAFLDQMARGVVILGKPTRPCTIARLGPRKFRIVLTEGRNRQIRRMCQTLGYRVVALHRVRIMHIAIQGLGVGQWANLSAHEQALLMETLGVKKGAPS from the coding sequence ATCCGGATCAACAAGTTCTTTACGGAGCAGGGGCTGTGTTCCAGGCGGGAGGCGGACCGGCTGATCGAGGGCGGGCACATTACCATCAACGGGCGCCTGGCGGTGCTGGGCGATCAGGTCCGTCCCGGCGATGTCATTGCCCGGGACGGCTTGGTGGTGCCCTGGGGAAACCGGCCGGTCTACATCAAATTTCATAAGCCGGTGGGGGTGACCACGACCAGCGAGCCGGACGTGCCGGACAACATCATCGCCTACATCGGCCATCCGGCCAGGATTTTCCCCATCGGCCGGCTCGACAAGGATTCTTCCGGGTTGATTCTGCTGACCAACGACGGCGATATCGTCAACCGGATCTTGCGCGCGGAGCACGGCCACGAGAAAGAATACCTCGTCCTCGTGGATCGCCCCTTCGACCAGGCGTTTCTGGATCAGATGGCGCGTGGAGTCGTCATCCTGGGCAAGCCCACGAGACCTTGCACCATCGCACGGCTCGGCCCGCGCAAGTTTCGGATCGTCCTCACCGAGGGACGCAACCGGCAGATACGCCGCATGTGCCAGACGCTCGGCTATCGGGTCGTGGCGCTCCACCGGGTCCGGATCATGCACATTGCGATTCAGGGGCTCGGAGTGGGACAGTGGGCAAATCTCTCCGCGCATGAACAGGCCCTGCTGATGGAGACGCTCGGCGTCAAAAAAGGCGCGCCCTCATAA
- a CDS encoding ABC transporter ATP-binding protein: protein MHADGPDNQPAHGDLLRSMIARLSLFFRLERDVFGLLASYALAIGLFALIVPLTVQELVNTFAFAIQPIMIVTLAAILVCSLLFVGAFKALQFYAVEVLERRLFARVALGLTQQFPRFREETFPPKYTNYFFETVLMQRALSAMIVDIINVVVGGTVGMTILVMYHPYFLLYNVLLVSGFAVVITLLSQGGLRSTLAMSHAKYETFNWLQEISGNLTHFKSTVSAPLLLQKTDEHVQAYVEARGTRFTILMRQYMGSLGWQAVAHGGLIATAGWLLSIGQLTLGQFVAAEAIVGGLLVSFDGIVKRMGTVFYFFTALTELDYLFSLPKDQEIAKLTVPLPDPTIHGVRLTCKDLCFAYPGSAPIFDGFSMELVPGEKIAVFSKNSTGKTTLARVLAGLYLPTSGVIRYNGVDIRDLDLESLNACRGLILDSQLSLFEGTLEENITVGRPGIPYTDLLWALRFVEMEEEVDALPMGLRTPVQAKGRGFTTSQILRLLVARAIVTRPQLLILDGTLHSMQPTVRDTILRRLCSKEEPWSLIFVSNDPALSAHVDRRLQLD, encoded by the coding sequence ATGCACGCGGACGGGCCTGATAACCAGCCGGCTCACGGCGATTTGCTCCGCAGCATGATCGCCCGGTTGAGCCTGTTCTTCCGGCTCGAGCGGGATGTGTTCGGCCTGCTTGCCTCCTACGCTCTGGCCATCGGACTTTTCGCGCTCATCGTGCCGTTGACCGTGCAAGAACTGGTCAATACCTTCGCCTTCGCCATCCAGCCGATCATGATCGTCACCCTGGCCGCAATTCTGGTCTGCAGCCTCTTGTTCGTGGGCGCCTTTAAAGCCTTGCAGTTTTATGCGGTGGAAGTCCTCGAACGGCGACTCTTCGCCCGGGTGGCGCTCGGACTGACCCAGCAATTCCCCCGGTTCCGGGAAGAGACTTTCCCGCCCAAGTATACGAACTATTTCTTCGAGACCGTGCTCATGCAGCGGGCGCTCTCGGCCATGATCGTAGACATCATCAACGTGGTGGTCGGCGGAACCGTCGGCATGACGATCCTGGTCATGTACCATCCTTATTTTCTGCTCTACAACGTCCTGCTGGTCAGCGGCTTCGCGGTGGTGATCACCCTGCTCAGCCAAGGCGGGCTCCGCTCCACGCTCGCCATGTCCCACGCCAAGTACGAGACGTTCAACTGGTTGCAGGAAATCTCCGGCAACCTGACCCATTTCAAGTCCACCGTCAGCGCCCCGCTCCTGCTGCAGAAAACCGACGAACACGTGCAGGCCTACGTGGAAGCCAGAGGGACGCGCTTTACGATCCTGATGCGCCAGTACATGGGCTCGCTCGGCTGGCAAGCCGTGGCCCACGGCGGCCTGATCGCCACGGCCGGCTGGCTGCTCTCCATCGGCCAACTGACGCTCGGGCAGTTCGTGGCGGCGGAGGCGATCGTCGGCGGGTTACTGGTGAGTTTCGACGGGATCGTCAAGCGGATGGGCACCGTGTTCTACTTTTTCACCGCGCTGACCGAGTTGGATTACTTGTTCTCCCTGCCCAAAGATCAGGAAATCGCCAAGCTGACCGTGCCCCTGCCGGACCCGACGATCCATGGCGTCCGGCTCACGTGCAAAGACCTCTGCTTCGCCTATCCCGGCTCGGCCCCGATCTTCGATGGCTTCAGCATGGAACTCGTGCCCGGCGAAAAGATCGCCGTCTTTTCGAAGAACAGCACCGGCAAAACCACCCTGGCGCGGGTGCTGGCCGGGCTCTACCTTCCCACATCGGGCGTCATCCGATACAACGGCGTGGACATCCGCGATCTGGACCTGGAATCGTTGAACGCCTGCCGAGGCCTGATTCTCGACTCCCAACTCTCCCTGTTCGAGGGCACGCTGGAAGAGAACATCACGGTGGGGCGGCCCGGGATTCCCTATACCGACCTCTTGTGGGCACTTCGGTTCGTCGAGATGGAAGAAGAAGTGGATGCGCTGCCGATGGGGCTCCGCACGCCGGTCCAGGCCAAGGGACGGGGCTTCACCACCAGCCAGATCCTGCGCCTGCTCGTGGCGCGGGCGATCGTCACGCGCCCCCAGCTGCTGATCCTGGACGGCACGCTCCACAGCATGCAGCCCACCGTCCGCGACACGATCCTTCGGCGTCTGTGCAGCAAGGAAGAGCCCTGGTCGCTCATTTTCGTATCCAACGACCCGGCCCTGAGCGCGCACGTAGACCGGCGGCTCCAGCTGGATTGA
- a CDS encoding ATP-binding cassette domain-containing protein: MSVPGHDAPYDVPIDQSGLLKATLARLGLFLRIERKILGIIVAYALGIGLFALIVPLTVQEMTNTFAFAIQPIMIVTLAGVMAVTLIFIGALRVLQARAVEILVQRLYTRIALALTEQLPKFREDRFLPHHANRFAEAEFLPRALVAMLTDLINVAIGGCIGMTILVMYHPYFLLYNVILIGGFAFVVTTFGRGGLLITMKVSDLHYQTLNWLQDVAHNQLHFKSTASMPLLLKKTDEVVRAYVMARKTRSDILTGRQYKGAVLWQALGHSGLIATAGWLMAAGQLTLGQFVAAEVIVGALLIHLDTLARRMYALIYAFTSMHELATLFAHPRDTEPGRMSVALPDPTLHGVRLTCKDLSFAFPSAPPIFEHFNLDVGPGEKIALLSGTSTGKTTLALVLAGIHAPTTGVIRYNDVDLRDLDMESLNTCRGLVLDSRLTLFGGTLEENITMGRKGIQYEDIQWALRFAELDEEVETMPLGLHTPIQARGKAFTSSQILRILVARAVITRPQLLIFDGTLHNMESTTRDIILRRLCSKEEPWSVIFVSNDPLLIEHVGRRVTVA, from the coding sequence ATGAGCGTTCCTGGCCACGACGCGCCCTACGACGTTCCGATCGACCAGAGCGGCCTCCTCAAGGCCACGTTGGCCCGGCTCGGGTTGTTCCTGCGGATCGAGCGAAAGATCCTGGGCATCATCGTGGCCTATGCCCTGGGCATCGGGCTCTTCGCCCTGATCGTCCCGTTGACCGTCCAGGAGATGACCAACACCTTCGCCTTCGCCATCCAGCCGATCATGATCGTGACCCTGGCCGGCGTCATGGCGGTCACGCTGATCTTCATCGGCGCCCTCCGCGTGCTGCAAGCCCGCGCGGTCGAAATCCTGGTCCAACGTCTCTACACCCGCATCGCGCTGGCCCTCACCGAGCAATTGCCCAAGTTTCGCGAAGACCGTTTCCTTCCCCATCATGCCAACCGCTTTGCGGAGGCGGAGTTCCTGCCGCGGGCGCTGGTCGCCATGCTGACGGACTTGATCAACGTGGCGATCGGCGGATGCATCGGCATGACGATCCTGGTCATGTACCATCCCTATTTCCTGCTCTACAACGTCATCCTGATCGGCGGGTTTGCCTTCGTCGTCACCACGTTCGGCCGCGGCGGCCTGTTGATCACGATGAAAGTGTCGGACCTGCATTATCAGACCCTGAACTGGCTGCAGGACGTGGCCCACAATCAGCTGCACTTTAAATCCACCGCCAGCATGCCGCTCCTGCTCAAGAAGACGGACGAGGTGGTCCGGGCCTACGTCATGGCCCGCAAGACACGCTCCGACATCCTGACCGGGCGACAATACAAAGGGGCCGTGCTGTGGCAGGCCTTGGGACACAGCGGATTGATCGCCACGGCCGGCTGGCTGATGGCCGCCGGCCAATTGACGCTGGGGCAGTTCGTGGCGGCGGAGGTCATCGTCGGCGCCTTGCTCATCCACCTGGATACGCTGGCCCGGCGCATGTATGCGTTGATCTACGCCTTCACCTCCATGCATGAGCTCGCCACCCTCTTTGCCCATCCCCGGGACACGGAGCCGGGCCGGATGTCTGTCGCGCTTCCCGATCCCACCCTGCATGGCGTCCGGCTGACCTGCAAAGATTTGTCGTTTGCCTTCCCCTCTGCGCCCCCGATCTTCGAACACTTCAATCTGGACGTGGGGCCGGGCGAAAAAATCGCCCTCCTCTCCGGCACCAGCACGGGCAAAACCACGCTGGCATTGGTCCTGGCCGGGATCCATGCCCCCACCACGGGGGTGATTCGATACAACGACGTGGACCTGCGCGACCTGGACATGGAGAGTCTCAACACCTGCCGAGGGCTGGTGCTGGACTCCCGCCTCACCCTCTTCGGCGGGACCTTGGAAGAAAACATCACCATGGGACGGAAGGGCATTCAATACGAGGATATCCAATGGGCGCTCCGCTTCGCCGAACTGGATGAGGAGGTGGAAACCATGCCCTTGGGCCTGCACACGCCGATCCAGGCGCGCGGGAAGGCCTTCACGTCCAGCCAAATCCTGCGCATCCTGGTCGCGCGGGCCGTCATCACGCGCCCGCAGCTTCTGATCTTCGACGGAACCCTGCACAATATGGAGTCCACGACCCGCGACATCATCCTCCGGCGGCTCTGCTCCAAAGAGGAGCCCTGGTCCGTCATCTTCGTCTCCAACGATCCGCTGCTGATCGAGCATGTCGGCCGGCGCGTGACCGTGGCCTGA